One region of Catenuloplanes indicus genomic DNA includes:
- a CDS encoding MarR family winged helix-turn-helix transcriptional regulator, with amino-acid sequence MPDERAAAIADLMRAGREMTRLSTVFRSTIADRLGLTVSDLECLDFLADAGSATAGQVAARTGLTTGAVTSMLRRLQQAGYVTAERDPADRRRVIVTLRPERAAELERPYERFAARAAQLAEGYSAGEVRLLARHFARMQAMYLAELDDLRDVPARPG; translated from the coding sequence ATGCCCGATGAGCGTGCCGCCGCGATCGCCGACCTGATGCGCGCCGGGCGGGAGATGACGCGGCTGTCCACGGTGTTCCGGTCCACGATCGCGGACCGGCTCGGCCTCACCGTCAGCGACCTGGAGTGCCTGGACTTCCTGGCCGACGCCGGCTCCGCCACCGCCGGGCAGGTCGCGGCGCGGACCGGCCTCACCACCGGCGCGGTGACCAGCATGCTGCGCCGGCTCCAGCAGGCGGGCTACGTGACGGCCGAGCGCGACCCGGCGGACCGGCGGCGGGTGATCGTCACACTGCGGCCGGAGCGGGCCGCCGAGCTGGAGCGGCCCTACGAGCGGTTCGCCGCGCGGGCCGCACAGCTGGCCGAGGGCTACAGCGCCGGTGAGGTCCGGCTGCTGGCCCGGCACTTCGCCCGCATGCAGGCGATGTACCTCGCCGAGCTGGACGACCTCCGCGACGTACCGGCCCGGCCGGGGTGA
- a CDS encoding FAD-dependent oxidoreductase, with translation MGISTDFSVTIAGAGLSGLCLAQYLVRAGIDVHVYERDPGPFVRRQGYRIILDRYGLSALRESLPRPLHRLALATGDEPGGHLRFTDSRLRDAFTITFKDEPHATRQVDRLTLRSILLSGLDGRVHYGRSAVAVEDGGPAGLRLRFADGGAAGATVVVGADGVGSALRAQLMPDAGPENTPMAGVYGRSPLRRDGVSVIPDALRTSGVLALADRPGRAFFFTSMRFGESPRDAFARLAPGSYAPTGDDYVMWGLLLRQAEVPAGVRGDLLALRDLAARMSADFHPLIRRLVDTAELDSTVLNLFATGRRPVRWAVPRATMMGDAVHVMPPFGAHGGNTALRDAALLGRRLAEARAGGTTVEDAIAGYQDEMVPYAFRAVDTAAGLMRRLTGGAAAPHWVLTRLLPRLHPVTVPEA, from the coding sequence ATGGGCATATCGACCGACTTCTCAGTGACGATCGCCGGTGCCGGCCTCTCCGGCCTCTGCCTCGCCCAGTACCTGGTGCGCGCCGGCATCGACGTGCACGTCTACGAGCGCGATCCCGGCCCGTTCGTCCGGCGGCAGGGCTACCGGATCATCCTCGACCGGTACGGGCTGTCGGCGCTGCGCGAGAGCCTGCCCCGCCCGCTGCACCGGCTGGCGCTGGCCACCGGCGACGAACCCGGCGGGCACCTGCGCTTCACGGACAGCCGGCTGCGGGACGCGTTCACCATCACGTTCAAGGACGAGCCGCACGCGACCCGCCAGGTCGACCGGCTCACGCTGCGGTCGATCCTGCTCTCCGGGCTGGACGGGCGCGTCCACTACGGCCGGTCCGCGGTCGCGGTGGAGGACGGCGGCCCGGCCGGGCTCCGGCTCCGGTTCGCCGACGGTGGTGCCGCCGGCGCGACCGTCGTGGTGGGCGCGGACGGCGTCGGCTCGGCGCTGCGCGCACAGCTGATGCCGGACGCGGGCCCGGAGAACACGCCGATGGCCGGCGTCTACGGCCGGTCGCCGCTGCGGCGCGACGGCGTCAGCGTCATCCCGGACGCGCTGCGCACCAGCGGGGTCCTGGCGCTGGCCGACCGGCCGGGCCGCGCGTTCTTCTTCACCTCGATGCGGTTCGGCGAGAGCCCGCGGGACGCGTTCGCCCGGCTCGCCCCGGGCAGCTACGCGCCGACCGGCGACGACTACGTCATGTGGGGCCTGCTGCTGCGGCAGGCGGAGGTGCCCGCCGGCGTCCGCGGGGACCTGCTGGCGCTGCGGGACCTGGCGGCCCGGATGAGCGCGGACTTCCACCCGCTGATCCGGCGGCTGGTCGACACGGCCGAGCTGGACTCCACGGTGCTCAACCTGTTCGCGACCGGCCGGCGCCCGGTCCGGTGGGCGGTGCCGCGCGCGACGATGATGGGCGACGCGGTGCACGTGATGCCGCCGTTCGGCGCGCACGGCGGCAACACCGCGCTGCGCGACGCGGCGCTGCTCGGCCGGCGGCTGGCCGAGGCGCGGGCCGGTGGCACGACGGTGGAGGACGCGATCGCCGGCTACCAGGACGAGATGGTGCCGTACGCGTTCCGCGCCGTGGACACCGCGGCCGGGCTGATGCGCCGCCTCACCGGCGGCGCGGCCGCACCGCACTGGGTGCTGACCCGGCTGCTACCGCGGCTGCACCCGGTCACCGTACCGGAGGCATGA
- a CDS encoding nitroreductase family deazaflavin-dependent oxidoreductase, which translates to MRRWLRDRLYAAKRRMYPDDRPGRLARWLNRLDAAQYGAGLLSPRRAVTLEVTGRRTGRPISVPVVVATLGDDRYLVSMLGERANWVHNVRAAGGRAVLRRGRREAVLLTEVPAEQRPPVLRRYLRLAPGARPHMPITAGSSEAELRTAASAFPVFRVRPRTAVRGGPRGALRDHG; encoded by the coding sequence ATGCGTCGATGGCTGCGGGACCGGCTGTACGCGGCGAAACGCCGGATGTATCCCGATGATCGGCCCGGGCGGCTCGCCCGCTGGCTGAACCGGCTGGACGCGGCGCAGTACGGCGCCGGCCTGCTGTCCCCGCGCCGGGCGGTGACACTGGAGGTGACCGGGCGGCGCACCGGCCGGCCGATATCGGTGCCGGTCGTGGTCGCGACGCTCGGCGACGACCGCTATCTGGTCTCGATGCTCGGCGAGCGGGCCAACTGGGTGCACAACGTCCGGGCGGCCGGCGGCCGGGCCGTGCTGCGCCGGGGCCGCCGCGAGGCCGTGCTGCTGACCGAGGTGCCGGCGGAGCAGCGCCCGCCGGTGTTGCGCCGCTACCTGCGGCTCGCGCCCGGAGCGAGACCACACATGCCGATCACGGCCGGATCGTCCGAGGCCGAACTCCGTACCGCGGCATCGGCTTTTCCGGTTTTCCGGGTCCGGCCCCGCACAGCGGTACGCGGAGGGCCCCGGGGAGCCCTCCGCGATCATGGATAG
- a CDS encoding ATP-binding protein produces the protein MSFGTSLVRTIAFALVYAGATYAGRLTVLDETNLSLVWPAAGVSALWLLVQYDSRWRILDLAALAAVTVVINMATGAPATLALWFVAANLVQASVFAWLFRRWLPRLWGGGGHRPLARLAELWRLLTAAFAGTVCGAALGPTGVWVVNGFYSWPATAVWLTRNTVSILLIGAAGIRLGQLVHARRRDPARRPVWHHWRDVPPRRRLEYLFVVLLSAAVYTAVFGVDHRLPLAFTVFVLTVWAAQRLHTTFVVLHDLAFGTLAVLFTLHGTGVFAHIPSHAARALVAQAFVGVIAVVGLALALGRDERAALVRQVRSAEHAAGRQAGMLSAIVESMAEGLTVVDEDGRFLLRNPAVSRLAGGVTSDTGRMAQPGYYGLFHPDGRPLAPDEMPYRRALNGAGVRNMDILIRNPGVPDGRLLSVSSTALPDGTDGRRYAVTVFHDVTAERRHRDELASFAGTVAHDLQNPLTTVEGWSEELAETLAERGDHPATAEMTDATRRIRRAAARMRNLINDLLAYTTARDATLQPTVVNLHELAGDIATARIDQAESNGTPVPTFDIGALDHVYADPVLVRQLLENLIGNAVKYTAPGVTPRIGVGTARADGRVTVTVDDNGIGIPLDQRKSVFDNFHRAHLGGGYHGTGLGLGICKRIVERHGGTISATGNPTGTGARIVLTLPADAITVPAEPVTEDPAPEPGPAPQPGPAPAPGPAPGPAPGPARPPAPSFERAAGLVLDYLHERMPLAFWSVTRVENGRQTYLYLDADNGYGLRQGQSHPWEQSYCIHMAAGTAPAVALDARQVPAYANAGVNALLEIGTYAGAVITEPDGSLFGAICGLDPANHTGDPRMADAEPLLALLGRLLTVALAADRARG, from the coding sequence ATGAGCTTCGGGACGTCGCTGGTCCGTACGATCGCGTTCGCGCTCGTATACGCCGGCGCGACGTACGCCGGCCGGCTGACGGTGCTGGACGAGACGAATCTGAGCCTGGTCTGGCCGGCCGCCGGGGTGTCCGCCCTGTGGCTGCTGGTGCAGTACGACTCCCGGTGGCGGATCCTGGACCTCGCGGCGCTGGCCGCGGTCACCGTCGTGATCAACATGGCGACCGGCGCGCCCGCCACGCTGGCGCTGTGGTTCGTCGCCGCCAACCTCGTACAGGCGTCGGTCTTCGCCTGGCTGTTCCGGCGGTGGCTGCCCCGGCTGTGGGGCGGCGGGGGCCACCGGCCGCTGGCGCGGCTGGCCGAGCTGTGGCGCCTGCTCACCGCCGCCTTCGCCGGCACCGTGTGCGGCGCGGCGCTCGGGCCGACCGGGGTATGGGTGGTCAACGGCTTCTACTCGTGGCCGGCGACCGCGGTGTGGCTGACCCGCAACACGGTGAGCATCCTGCTGATCGGCGCGGCCGGCATCCGCCTCGGCCAGCTCGTGCACGCCCGGCGCCGGGACCCGGCCCGGCGCCCGGTCTGGCACCACTGGCGGGACGTTCCGCCGCGCCGCCGGCTGGAGTACCTGTTCGTCGTGCTGCTCTCCGCCGCGGTCTACACCGCCGTGTTCGGCGTCGACCACCGGCTGCCACTGGCGTTCACCGTCTTCGTGCTGACCGTGTGGGCCGCCCAGCGGCTGCACACCACGTTCGTGGTGCTGCACGACCTGGCGTTCGGCACGCTGGCGGTGCTGTTCACGCTGCACGGCACCGGCGTCTTCGCCCACATCCCCTCGCACGCCGCCCGGGCGCTGGTCGCACAGGCGTTCGTCGGCGTCATCGCGGTGGTCGGCCTGGCGCTGGCGCTGGGCCGGGACGAGCGGGCCGCCCTGGTCAGGCAGGTCCGCTCGGCCGAGCACGCCGCGGGCCGGCAGGCCGGGATGCTGAGCGCCATCGTCGAGTCGATGGCCGAGGGCCTCACCGTCGTCGACGAGGACGGCCGGTTCCTGTTGCGCAACCCGGCGGTGAGCCGGCTCGCCGGCGGCGTCACGAGCGACACCGGCCGGATGGCGCAGCCCGGCTACTACGGCCTGTTCCATCCGGACGGCCGGCCGCTGGCCCCGGACGAGATGCCCTACCGGCGGGCCCTCAACGGCGCGGGCGTGCGGAACATGGACATCCTGATCCGCAACCCCGGCGTACCGGACGGCCGGCTGCTCAGCGTCAGTTCCACCGCGCTGCCCGACGGCACCGACGGCCGCCGCTACGCGGTCACCGTGTTCCACGACGTGACCGCGGAGCGACGGCACCGAGACGAGCTCGCCTCGTTCGCCGGCACCGTCGCGCACGACCTGCAGAACCCGCTCACCACGGTCGAGGGGTGGAGCGAGGAACTCGCCGAGACCCTCGCCGAGCGCGGTGACCACCCGGCCACGGCCGAGATGACGGACGCGACGCGGCGCATCCGGCGAGCCGCTGCCCGCATGCGCAACCTGATCAACGACCTGCTGGCGTACACCACCGCGCGCGACGCCACGCTCCAGCCGACCGTGGTGAACCTGCACGAGCTGGCCGGCGACATCGCCACCGCCCGCATCGACCAGGCGGAGAGCAACGGTACCCCGGTACCCACGTTCGACATCGGCGCGCTGGACCACGTGTACGCCGACCCGGTGCTGGTCCGGCAGCTGCTGGAGAACCTGATCGGCAACGCCGTCAAGTACACCGCGCCCGGCGTGACGCCGCGGATCGGCGTCGGCACCGCCCGCGCGGACGGGCGCGTCACCGTGACCGTCGACGACAACGGCATCGGCATCCCGCTCGATCAGCGGAAGTCGGTCTTCGACAACTTCCACCGCGCCCACCTCGGCGGCGGATACCACGGCACGGGTCTCGGCCTGGGCATCTGCAAACGCATCGTGGAACGCCACGGCGGCACGATCAGCGCCACCGGCAATCCCACGGGCACCGGTGCCCGCATCGTGCTCACGCTGCCCGCGGACGCGATCACCGTACCTGCCGAGCCCGTGACCGAGGACCCGGCGCCCGAGCCCGGCCCGGCTCCGCAGCCCGGCCCGGCCCCGGCGCCCGGCCCCGCCCCCGGACCGGCCCCCGGCCCCGCACGGCCGCCCGCGCCGTCGTTCGAGCGCGCCGCCGGCCTGGTCCTGGACTACCTGCACGAACGGATGCCGCTGGCGTTCTGGTCGGTCACCCGCGTGGAGAACGGCCGGCAGACCTACCTCTACCTCGACGCCGACAACGGCTACGGGCTCCGGCAGGGGCAGAGTCACCCCTGGGAGCAGAGCTACTGCATCCACATGGCCGCCGGTACCGCACCCGCGGTCGCGCTGGACGCACGCCAGGTGCCGGCCTACGCGAACGCCGGCGTCAACGCGCTGCTCGAGATCGGCACCTACGCCGGCGCGGTCATCACCGAGCCGGACGGGAGCCTGTTCGGTGCCATCTGCGGGCTCGACCCGGCCAATCACACCGGCGACCCGCGGATGGCCGACGCGGAGCCGCTGCTCGCGCTGCTCGGCCGGCTGCTGACCGTCGCACTGGCCGCGGACCGCGCGCGGGGCTGA
- a CDS encoding DUF2243 domain-containing protein — protein MPAIARLDDTRPAVATGRNVLSGALLGLGTAAFADEVIFHQLLHWHHFYDRSTPAIGLVSDGLFHAFSWFATVAALFLLADLRRRAAFSAARWWGGLLLGSGGFQLYDGTLQHKVMGLHQIRYDVDLTAYDWTWNVIAALLVAAGAALLVRARRTP, from the coding sequence GTGCCCGCCATCGCCCGCCTCGACGACACCCGGCCGGCCGTGGCCACCGGGCGCAACGTGCTCTCCGGTGCGCTGCTCGGCCTCGGCACCGCCGCGTTCGCCGACGAGGTGATCTTCCACCAGCTGCTGCACTGGCACCACTTCTACGACCGGTCCACGCCGGCGATCGGGCTGGTCTCCGACGGGCTGTTCCACGCGTTCAGCTGGTTCGCCACGGTCGCGGCGCTGTTCCTCCTCGCCGACCTGCGCCGCCGGGCCGCGTTCAGCGCGGCACGCTGGTGGGGCGGGCTGCTGCTCGGCTCCGGTGGGTTCCAGCTCTACGACGGCACGCTGCAGCACAAGGTGATGGGACTGCACCAGATCCGGTACGACGTGGACCTCACCGCCTACGACTGGACGTGGAACGTCATCGCCGCGCTGCTGGTGGCCGCCGGGGCGGCGCTGCTGGTCCGCGCGCGCCGGACACCATGA
- a CDS encoding DUF4360 domain-containing protein yields MRKLLQAGTALALIAASLFAGSPASAGNILDDPPADHIVIDLVAMAGSGCRPGSAAVAVSPDNTAFTAIYSDYLAQAGPGIATTEGRKNCQLNVLVHVPQGFTFAITKVDYRGYGLLQTGAVASQRANYYFQGMTQGTYVNHPITAPLDDNWIASDEVPIAAVVWHPCGELRNLNINTELRVSKGTSTTASFLTMDSTDGSISTTYHFAWQRCR; encoded by the coding sequence ATGCGTAAACTGCTGCAAGCCGGAACCGCACTGGCGCTGATCGCCGCCTCACTGTTCGCGGGCTCGCCCGCGTCCGCCGGAAACATCCTGGACGATCCGCCGGCCGATCACATCGTCATCGATCTCGTGGCGATGGCCGGTTCCGGCTGCCGGCCCGGCTCGGCCGCCGTCGCGGTCTCACCGGACAACACCGCGTTCACCGCGATCTACAGCGATTACCTGGCCCAGGCGGGCCCGGGCATCGCCACCACCGAGGGCCGCAAGAACTGCCAGCTCAACGTGCTGGTGCACGTTCCGCAGGGCTTCACGTTCGCGATCACCAAGGTCGACTACCGCGGGTACGGGCTGCTGCAGACCGGTGCGGTCGCCTCCCAGCGGGCCAACTACTACTTCCAGGGCATGACGCAGGGCACCTACGTCAACCACCCGATCACCGCGCCGCTGGACGACAACTGGATCGCCAGCGACGAGGTCCCGATCGCCGCGGTCGTCTGGCACCCGTGCGGCGAGCTGCGCAACCTCAACATCAACACGGAGCTGCGGGTGTCGAAGGGCACCTCGACCACCGCGAGCTTCCTGACCATGGACTCCACCGACGGCAGCATCTCCACCACCTACCACTTCGCATGGCAGCGCTGCCGGTAA
- a CDS encoding cytochrome c oxidase assembly protein, with protein MTSPVPAWCLATVLLGTALLYLLGVVAVRRRGGWWPAGRAACWAAGHVAAAAALLGPPAHAAHHDFTAQMTGHLLLGMITPLLLVLAAPVTLALRALPVARARTLSHLLASRPVRTLTHPVTAALLNGGGLGALYLTGLHRAMGEHAGVNVAVHAHVVLAGYLFTAAIAGVDPAPHRPGPRVRAAALIAFLAAHAILAKHLYGHPPAGVLPADARAGAQLMYYGGDAVDLALIVVFCRQWYRAADPRRRDRPVTPRIPHQRPPRAPWRLPAPVAADRG; from the coding sequence ATGACGTCGCCGGTACCGGCCTGGTGTCTCGCCACGGTGCTGCTCGGCACCGCGCTGCTCTACCTGCTCGGCGTCGTCGCCGTGCGCCGCCGGGGCGGCTGGTGGCCGGCCGGGCGGGCCGCCTGCTGGGCCGCCGGGCACGTCGCCGCGGCCGCCGCGCTGCTCGGGCCGCCCGCGCACGCCGCACACCACGACTTCACCGCGCAGATGACCGGGCACCTGCTGCTCGGCATGATCACCCCGCTGCTGCTGGTGCTGGCCGCACCGGTCACGCTGGCCCTGCGCGCGCTGCCGGTGGCCCGCGCACGGACGCTGTCGCACCTGCTGGCGAGCCGCCCGGTGCGCACGCTGACCCATCCGGTGACCGCGGCGCTGCTCAACGGCGGCGGCCTGGGGGCGCTCTACCTCACCGGGCTCCACCGGGCGATGGGCGAGCACGCGGGGGTGAACGTCGCGGTGCACGCCCATGTGGTGCTGGCCGGTTACCTGTTCACCGCCGCGATCGCCGGCGTCGACCCGGCGCCGCACCGGCCCGGCCCGCGGGTCCGGGCGGCCGCGCTGATCGCGTTCCTGGCCGCGCACGCGATCCTGGCCAAGCACCTGTACGGCCACCCGCCGGCCGGGGTGCTCCCGGCGGACGCCCGGGCGGGTGCCCAGCTGATGTACTACGGCGGGGACGCCGTCGACCTGGCGCTGATCGTGGTGTTCTGCCGGCAGTGGTACCGGGCGGCGGACCCGCGGCGGCGGGACCGGCCGGTCACGCCGCGCATCCCGCACCAGCGGCCGCCCCGGGCGCCGTGGCGGCTGCCGGCACCGGTCGCGGCTGATCGCGGCTGA
- a CDS encoding DUF4360 domain-containing protein: MRRNPAGARHAVLAAALGTVLALPLSAPAHAGQVAAAVPEGAVTVEVLAASGSGCPPGTASVTTKSDKSGFRIRYYDFVAYSGGGAALVERRKNCQIGVLITVPAGWTFAIAEAEYRGRARLHSGATALQRTNYYWQGSSENSSTEETFTGPLGGFWSTRDVAPVLIYTPCTAQRVLNVNTELRVDGGTSGYTSSMSMNTGEGDVDTLFNVSWTRC, translated from the coding sequence ATGAGAAGAAACCCCGCCGGCGCGAGGCACGCGGTTCTCGCCGCCGCACTCGGCACGGTTCTTGCCCTGCCGCTGTCCGCGCCGGCGCACGCGGGCCAGGTCGCGGCCGCCGTCCCCGAGGGCGCGGTCACCGTCGAGGTGCTGGCCGCCAGTGGCTCCGGCTGCCCGCCCGGCACGGCGTCGGTGACCACCAAGTCCGACAAGTCCGGCTTCCGGATCAGGTACTACGACTTCGTGGCCTACTCGGGTGGCGGCGCCGCCCTGGTGGAGCGTCGCAAGAACTGCCAGATCGGCGTCCTGATCACGGTTCCGGCGGGGTGGACGTTCGCGATCGCGGAGGCGGAGTACCGGGGCCGCGCCCGGCTGCACTCCGGCGCGACGGCCCTGCAGCGCACGAACTACTACTGGCAGGGCTCGTCCGAGAACAGCAGCACCGAGGAGACCTTCACCGGCCCGCTCGGCGGCTTCTGGTCGACCCGGGACGTGGCGCCGGTGCTGATCTACACGCCCTGCACCGCGCAGCGGGTCCTGAACGTCAACACCGAGCTGCGCGTGGACGGCGGCACGTCCGGCTACACCAGCAGCATGTCGATGAACACCGGCGAGGGCGACGTGGACACGCTGTTCAACGTCAGCTGGACGCGGTGCTGA
- a CDS encoding PepSY-associated TM helix domain-containing protein produces MSVTPEVTAPAPASTPVPRRANGGSAFGALLLRVHFYAGLMIAPFLIVAAVTGLLFVSTPTLDRIIYADELLVADAGGDTVPVSQQLAAARAAHPEGTITGVRVKGGEWTTHVDFSVPELAAAEKVHTVYVDPYTGAVTGQLTTQFGWTPLQAWLDVLHRDLHLGPAGNLYSELAASWLWVIALGGIVLWWRRRRTVRKLFAPELSARKGVRRTRGWHGAVGAWLLVGLLGLSATGLTWSNYAGAHFGLLIDQIKGGTPSVSTALTGAPGAEAGGHHGGGAVPATATDPDGIDTAVTVARDNGLDGPVSIVPPADARTAWKVSQIDTQFPERLDSVAVDTATGTVTDRVDLADWPFTAKLTNWGINAHMGLLFGPVNQIVLAALALGLLCIIFWGYRMWWQRRPTRDGRRALAGAAPARVDWRTVPAWAIVTGILVVFAIGWALPLFGIPLAAFVVVDAIVTTVRDRRGNGRGDRAEVPVSPAPTGS; encoded by the coding sequence ATGTCCGTCACCCCCGAGGTCACCGCGCCCGCCCCGGCCTCGACACCCGTCCCCCGTCGCGCGAACGGCGGGTCCGCGTTCGGCGCGCTGCTGCTGCGCGTGCACTTCTACGCCGGCCTGATGATCGCGCCGTTCCTGATCGTCGCGGCCGTCACCGGTCTGCTGTTCGTCTCCACGCCGACGCTCGACCGGATCATCTACGCCGACGAGCTGCTGGTCGCCGACGCCGGTGGCGACACCGTCCCGGTCTCGCAGCAGCTCGCCGCGGCCCGCGCCGCACACCCCGAGGGCACGATCACGGGGGTACGGGTGAAGGGCGGCGAATGGACCACCCACGTCGACTTCTCGGTGCCGGAGCTGGCCGCGGCCGAGAAGGTGCACACCGTCTACGTGGACCCGTACACCGGGGCGGTGACCGGGCAGCTGACCACCCAGTTCGGCTGGACGCCGCTGCAGGCCTGGCTGGACGTGCTGCATCGGGACCTGCACCTCGGCCCGGCCGGCAACCTCTACTCGGAGCTGGCCGCGAGCTGGCTGTGGGTGATCGCGCTCGGTGGGATCGTGCTGTGGTGGCGGCGCCGCCGTACCGTGCGCAAGCTCTTCGCTCCGGAACTGTCCGCCCGCAAGGGCGTGCGCCGGACCCGGGGCTGGCACGGTGCGGTCGGCGCGTGGCTGCTGGTCGGCCTGCTCGGCCTGTCCGCGACCGGTCTGACCTGGTCGAACTACGCCGGTGCGCACTTCGGGCTGCTGATCGACCAGATCAAGGGCGGCACGCCGTCCGTGTCGACCGCGCTCACCGGCGCACCGGGCGCCGAGGCCGGTGGCCACCACGGTGGCGGTGCCGTGCCGGCCACGGCCACGGACCCGGACGGGATCGACACCGCGGTCACGGTCGCCCGGGACAACGGCCTGGACGGGCCGGTCTCGATCGTGCCGCCGGCCGACGCGCGGACGGCATGGAAGGTCAGCCAGATCGACACGCAGTTCCCGGAGCGGCTGGACAGCGTCGCGGTGGACACCGCCACCGGCACGGTCACCGACCGGGTGGACCTCGCCGACTGGCCGTTCACCGCGAAGCTCACCAACTGGGGCATCAACGCGCACATGGGGCTGCTGTTCGGCCCGGTCAACCAGATCGTGCTGGCCGCGCTCGCGCTCGGGTTGCTCTGCATCATCTTCTGGGGCTACCGGATGTGGTGGCAGCGCCGGCCGACGCGGGACGGGCGCCGCGCGCTCGCCGGTGCGGCACCGGCGCGGGTGGACTGGCGCACGGTCCCGGCCTGGGCGATCGTGACCGGGATCCTGGTCGTGTTCGCGATCGGCTGGGCGCTGCCGCTGTTCGGCATCCCGCTCGCGGCCTTCGTCGTCGTCGACGCGATCGTGACCACGGTCCGCGACCGGCGCGGCAACGGGCGCGGTGACCGGGCTGAGGTTCCGGTGTCGCCGGCGCCGACGGGAAGCTGA